The region AcgcaatataatttttttttaaatttaaatacagCATCTTATCTTTCTAACAAATCCAAAAGACTAGCACCTATTTGTTgactatttaaaataaaatatctaaacgaaacaattaaataaaaaacataaaatttacgTGAACTATATTCAACAATCTATTAAAAAAATGTAcataaaaagaataaaattaaaatttctaacttttaataaaattaaatatttaaactaTCAATTAACACATTAAATCATGGTAAAATAATAAGTTATAACAAATTCATCAATATcaaatgattataaaataaaatattataagatTTCTTATGTTCCAAGAAGTGATGGGATAAAACTAAATGAAATGTATAAactatttttacaaattaaatcAGATATGTTATAGAAAAATGCACTAATAGAATGTCCATTCTTTCAGATTTGGTAATGGTATTTTTTCTAAGAGTGGTTGTATTTTCTTTTTAGGTAAAATGAATTTTATATTTAAGTATTTGAAAAGTCAAATGGAAAGCTACTCAATTTAACACCATTTGTTCAGTAAAGTAATCACGTTGGTAGAAAAAAAGAAGACACCTGGTTGTTTTTCATTGATACGATAGAGGGGGACAGATCATTGGAGGCAAAAGAttctcattaatttttttttttttgtttctaagtttaaatttatcatattttttaaagttattataAATTAAATATGAAAGAATAGAATTTCTATTCCAAAGGGTAAATATTTATTACTCTGaattttatcgaaatacaaattAAGTACTTTGTGTTTCTGATAATTATAAATCGATACCCTCTGTTTGTAAAAATTATATAGTTTGGTACTTTCGGtgtatttaaatttttaatattctcaAATTACCTcttattttagtgatttatttgattttcaattattttattatttttaaatgatttaaatatatttttagaattcataaaataaaataaatattttaatcaattaaaatttaaaaatggaattgaaaattaaaaactaattaaaatcttattaattaactttaaattaatctaaattttaaattaattaatgaaaaaaaaaatcatatttcacTCAATCTCACTCTCACTCTGGCCATCTCAATCCCCACCCTCTCAATCTCACTCTCATTTTAGTGATTTATCTTATTTTCAATTgtgttattatttttaaatgatttaaatttattttcagaattcataaaataaataaatgtataattaaatctttaaaataatttaataaacaaaattacttttaaaataaatttaattaattaaaaaaaactaattgtacttttattgattaactttaaataaacctaaattttaatttaattaataaaacaaaaaaaatgtaggTGAGATTAGGAAGGTGGGGAACCGAGATGGTAAAGGTGAGATTGTGTGAAATATTggtttttttcattaattaaactaaaatttaggtttatttaaagttaattaataagattttaattagatttttaattttttttaatttaattttattaattaattaaaattatgttAAAAAcaatttgtttattaaaattattttaaaattttaattaaatatttattttattttattaattctgaaaacatatttaaattatttttaaaaaatagaataatttaaaattaaataaattattaaaatgagGAATAATATgagaatattaaaaaatttaaaaactatgTAATAGAAAATATAGCTTGATAATTATCAAAATTTACCAAATTTGTAAAATAATATGagtatttatcattttttttaaaaaaattaaataaataaaaacaggaaagaaagaaagaaaggtgCGCAATGCGCATCCCAGCGCTTTATAGCGTAGCGGATTATGAGGAAGAAGCTTTCAAGATATGAGTCCTTCTCTAGCACCGAGCAGCCCCAACCAACCACATTGGTTCTTACAGACAGCTTCAACTTTCTTCTCCATGGTGATGAACCCTCTTCCGAATTAGGGTTCATTGGTTTAATTAGGGCTTTTCATAATCATGGCTTCCCTTTGCCTTTCTAATCCTACTTTCGCCACTCCTTTCCTCGGGAAGAAAATgtactatttctctctctctgtttataaatatatataattataattatgcatatattttttgtaattaggCTTCGAATTTTTTTTGATGTTATCATTTATAAAATTACATCGTGGGgttgaaattttgaattttgattgAGATGTTTTTTCTTGTGACAGTTCTTTTCGTGGAAACTCAAATAAGACTTATGCCTTTGTGCAACTAAGACGCACTAGATGTGCAGTGGATACACCTTTAGGAGGTATTCCTTTCAATTTTGGCAATAGTTATTTGTGTATATAGAAGAATGAGAAAAGAAAATTCTTTGTATAACTGTTTGTTCCTATATCTTTTATATGTTTGCCTTGTATTCTTCATTTGTGCATACTTGTGTTCAAGAtgatttcttttttcctttttttctctGTGTGTGTGTGGGCGGGTGAGGGTTGGGGACAGACTTAGCCTGCTCAACTGTGCTTTAATTTTCTTTGATTATGTATCTTGGGTGAGTTTCTATGGTTCTCTATATTTActattaagttttattttttgttattcttGTTTCAATGCCAGTTGAGTAGTTAAATGCAACTTCTTAGACTTGGTTGAATGTACGATCCTAACTACGGGCAGTTAACTAAATATGATTGTGTTGGGTTCCAAGAGGAATGTCAGTAATTCTTATAAAATCTGCCTCATGGCATTCACGTTGCGAGAGATAAATTTCACAATTATGGCACCCTTGTTGGGTTGTTCTATTAGACCCTAACTGGGGTCATCTGCTAAGAATTACAGTACAGAGATGTTTGTGAATGTTTTTCATGGTGGACTTGAGTTCACAAAAGAAGATGAGAATTTTGATACCTtactttgttttttctttttttcctttgaaAATAAGCAATGAAACTTCAATAATTCATTGATAAATAAAAGTACCAAACACATGAGAAGATAAGATATCATCCAAGGCACAATATCCGTAACGAAATTATTAAGAAAAACTGCAGCTCTCCTTATTATTCTACTTATCTATTTAGTTGTAATTACAATCATGAAATTTTCTGAATTCTTCCATCCTGAAAGTTATGAATAATTATTTCATGTTGTGCCTATATTTTTTGGTCAATGCTGGTGTCTTCACTAAATCTATATAACAACTAACTATATATGTTACATGTAATCTTCAATaggtaatgtcccaaattttccTCGGACTAGGGTTTGGGATCCTTATAAACGTCTTGGTGTTAGCCGTGATGCTTCTGAGGAAGAGATATGGGGATCACGCAATTTCCTCTTGCAGCAGTACTCCGGACATGAGAGAAGTGAGGAATCAATAGAAGCCGCCTTTGAGAAAATACTCATGGCCAGCTTCCAGCACAGgaagaaaacaaaaattaatcTGAAGACCAAGTTGAAGAAGCAAGTAGAGGAGTCCCCACCATGGGTTAAGAACTTGTTGAGTTTTGTGGAACTTCCCCCTGTTGATGTTATTTTAAGAAGGTTGTTCCTCTTTGCATTTATGGCTGGTTGGAGTATTATGAACTCAGCTGAAGCTGGACCTGCTTTTCAGGTTTGTTGCAACATTTTATATGTTTCTTCTCCTGAATATATGGATTTGTAGCACGTGCCATTTATTTTTGCTATGTGAATGCAGCTTCTCTTGGTTTTAGATGGATTACAAGAATATTGTCTAGGTGTTGTTTttttactaaaaaaatatgaacttCTTATTAGAAAGAGCGAGATGTGTCACTTACCAAAATTTTCTGTTTTGGGATTCAGATTTCATTTCAGAGGGTTGTGTCTGATACTTTCTCGTACGCTTGTACAAATGATTAGGTTTTATTCTTGGTTGGAATTCTTTTTAAGATTATCATTAAACTCTAGTCCTCTGTTTCTCATAGATCTGAAACTCTTATTGATTCTCTCCTAAATATATTTTCTGCTGTCTTCTTTctaaacaacaaaaaattaagtTGGAGACTCTTTGGATCCCTCTGAACTTTTTAGTGCCATTTCTTGTAGCTGATATTCGGGACACTGTTATGTTTTGTTTGGTTGAAAATATATGACTAGATTAGTTCTGTTTTGTTCTTTCTTTACTAAAATTAAATTGACCCTATAATTCAGGTGGCAATCTCATTAGCGGCGTGCATATATTTCCTTAATGAAAAGACAAAGAGCTTGGGAAGAGCTTTCATTATAGGGTAAGTAATGGAGACAGAAGTTGCACGTTTATATACATATTGTTTTACACGTTTATATTGTGTATTTTTCTCGTCAACACAAGCTAAATGGTGGTTTTACCTTGCAGATTTGGTGCTCTGGTAACTGGTTGGGTATTGGGCTCTATTTTGGTTCCAAATATTCCATCAATTCTCTTACACCCAACATGGACACCCGAACTCGTAACCTCACTAGTAGTATATGTATTCTTATTTCTTGGTTGCACTTTTCTCAAGTAGTGGTGGAACTTTTTGTCATATGACTCGGAATATTTGTTTCCCTTACGCCACAAATTGAATCAAAGTTGAGCTAACACTTTTTTTACTTTGCTGAATTATGACTTTGCCCAGTTTATATTTGTTAGTGTTATGAAGGAAaagaaaatatacattttagttGCATTTTCGCGTTGTATACTTGTTTTTTCTGCTACTGGTGTTGCGTTGTATACTTGTTGAAACTAGGCATTGATTGCCATTTGTTAGTAAATGCATAACACCAAATCAATTTCCATGAAGAGCATTCTAACTTGCATATACTTATTTATTTTATCCTAGTTCATTTAGATAGAAGAGCTGAAGATAAAGAAATTAATTAAGGTTTTGTAAAATAGTAACAATCCTTCTATTGCATGTTTTGCTCACGTCCCTCGACCTAGATTTTTGGGTGATTATCATAATTTCCCTTTTCTGAAAGATGGGCCATCATTTGAGGGGTCACTTTTGGATTTTGACTAATGTTCCATCAAAGGCGCACTTACTATAAATGTAAAACCATAATTTTTGGCTACATAGAATAACTAAACAAATGCATGTATATTAACAGAAAAATCAACAACCCAATGAAGTTCGAATTAGCAACAAGATGAATATATAGGTTGTCATTAAAAAAAAGATTATTTGAACAAAAACATCTATTGCTATAAATAATTATATTGTAAttgaaaatttaattatataaatgacATAATTAATGAAATAGATGAATTTTGGTTATGATATAAGATAACCGTCATTGTGATTCATTTctaaaacacttttttttttgttttattattattatttaaataacttTCATTGTGATTCATTTCTAAAACACTTTttggttttattattattatttaaatctctTAACtgcaactaaaaaaaaaaatcgttttgtcaatgtaaattttaaattatacgttttaaaaaataaatactttataaaaatataataaatttaattagcTATTAAATAAATTGTTGCCAATGGGTAGAAAGTGTTGGTAAAGGTTGAATTTTTGTAAAAACAAATTGATAGATTTAAGATTCAACTTATATTTACTAAATAATCTAAAGTAAAATACACTCTTgaaagtttatttttttttaaaaaaaaaaaaaagagttgcaTCTAGATAGTAGAAGGATCTTGGCTTGGCGATTGAGTGTGAGTGTGAGTGTGGCTGGGACTCTGCCCGGAAGTGGCGCTTGTAGGTAATGCTTGCGGCTGAAATTGAAAGCCCGGTACCAATTGTTGCATCTGACTAGCCAGCTGAGCAAACATTGCTTGTTGAGATGCCAACATAGCTTGTTGAGTAGCCAGTTGTTCTCCTTGAATAGCAACTTGTTCTCTGAGAACCGTGATGGCTGTGTCCTTCTCACGCTCCTGGATAATGCTTCTCACGTTCATTGCTCGATTACCTCCGATCGCTTTAAGCCTAGGCATTGACCCATATCCCTTGTGATAACGAGATCGGGGTCCCAACACTTCTGTCATAATCTCTAAATCTTTCGGCTGAGCCACCTCTTCACCATATTCAGTAGATCCAGCAGACTCGCCGGTGGCTGCTGCTGGTTGAGAATCTCTTATTAGTGTCATAGCATCCTAATCCAAAAGAGagaaaattattaaatatgttaAACTATACAATaaacataataataaaatatcaacTTACGTATTTCTCTGCAGCATACTCGTTCCTCCATCCCTTTTTTGGTTTACAATGAAGTTGTTGAAAAGTATCAATAACACTAGGTAGTTTACCAGTTAAAGGATCAGCCTAGGGCAAAAATCTTAAGTTATCAGATAGTTACaagttatattaaaaaattaatagaatAATTCTGTATTCTTACTCCATCGTAGACATGAGACACAATCGTCTTAGAGCCATGCCCCCCTTCAAATGGTCTTCGTTTTcgattttgggaattttgagatgaaattttctgcaaaataaataaaaaaaatattattcttCAACTCAAGTAATACTTTATATGGTtgttataattaaaatttaaatagaaTAGGTTTACCTTCTGGTCCTCAGAActaaaaaaatcacaaagaatGTTCCAATCTTCAGGAGCAATGCGCTTGTATGGAGTGCTCTTTGGGGCTTCAGCATTCTTCTCTCCTCCTAACTTTTTCCAATAACATTTCATCTCATACCGCCATTCTCGAAAAGCCTTCATTTGCAATCTCTCTATTTCATCCATGACGATTTTATTGTCATGTGGATAAACAAACTTTAACTATAAAAAACAATATAAGTTAAAATATGAGTACAGTAAATTAATATAGTAGTTACGTTAAATGATTAAAAAGTAATTGGGAAACTTACATCCAGCCGAGAATATATAGTCTCAATATCAGCTTTTGGTACATCTTCCCAGCGTGTAAACCGTGGTGAAAATGTGCTTCGAACTAATTGGGCAATCATATTGTTGAATGTCTTCCCACTCTTCTCCAAACTCTTCCCAGTGTGAGGATCAAACTTCACTATCAACTTGTCAATCTTTTGCTTCCGAAGCATCTTCTCAACAACCACACTTCGGGACTCTGCTCTGGTTTTCCTCTTCCTAGTGGTACTTTGGTCTATACCTGATCCATGATTGTCTCCACCATGTCTAGCTAAATCAATTAACACACcagccatctcatcatcctcatTGTCATCATCATCTTCTGAATAATCAACAAGTGGATTATGGAATGACTCTCCGTGAAATGACCACAATGTGTAAGACGATTGGATACCATTCTGAAATAAATGCATTTCAACTGCTTTCGGAATCTGGAATTTTTGATTGAGGCATTTCATGCATGGACATCTTATTTGTCCTTCATGAATGACATGACCCTTGGCAAATTCAATAAACTTTTTGACTCCTGTTCTATATTCTCTTGATAGACGATTGTTCCCAGTCATCCAATTTTTATCAACAGGCATTTTCTACAAGACATCAAATCCAAATCCAAGATATCACAACTCAATGTATGCATAGCAAGCATGCATATGTATAACCCATATAATTCAAAGTTAAATATTTGTGTACCAATCGATAATTACTTGGTGCTTTTTAACCCAAAGATTTAAAAGAGTGATAATTGTCAGACTCAATGAACTGACACATTCATTCTTTTACTATATACCATACATACCTCCTCTACTTTTCTCAGTTAATTGCCGACTCAACGAACACATGTTAGTTGCTTATTGATATGTGTCTCTCTATTAATTCCTATAATGAGCTAACACGTGTTTGCTAAGTAAGCaattaacaaaaacaaaaacaaaaacagaggAGGTAGTAACGATATCACTGTTTTCATAATATTAGGTATTTTTACCGGGAATTACCTTTTTTATTTCACATATTgtattatataatttatattcttTCATATTCTCGTATATCCTTTTCACAGCACTTTCTCTCTCAATTTATCTCTTATTATTTTAGCTTTCATCACTTTATACTTCATATACTCTGAAActgttaaattaattttattttgtaaaaatacTAATATTTGATGAGTAAAAATAGTTAATACTGACATCTTAATTTCTATTCTTGACCGAACATAGCATGGTATAAAAATAATATAGTACAACAATACCGTGCACCGAACTTGACCTATATGTCTTATAGCTCATGTTATAAACCCTTTAGATTCATAAATTATTGGTACTTTGTATCCTAATGCTCGATAAATTATTGGAATTATTTTAATATACCATTTGTTTCCTAAATTTAGACCAATAACCACTCATATActctcaaaaaagaaaaaaactgaaACTAACCCCTTGTTTCACTAGTAAGTTAGAAACAATACCCTAATCTTATTTTTGGTCAAAcatatttttaacatatttaaattaaaaaatattcatCAGCTTATCGACCCTTTAAAAAACTTCTACCATCGTTCTTCCCTAGCTTTAGCATTTTCCAATCCCTCCAATCCAAATCGAACAAATGACCAATACCCATAAACAATTTAACTAACATTTTCCAGGAAGGGGGGGTGGGGGGTGGGGGTTATTATTCATCAAAAGAAAGAAGTCCCTTTGGGGACCTCCGATAAATCATCAATAGAAAGAAAACTAGTAAGAATCAACTAGTAAGAATCACTAATCAGATCTTACCTTGAAAAAGAAAAAGGTTTCAGAATATACATAGAAGAAAAGATGAACCAACTGAAGCTACAAGGATAAAGAAGAGAATAAAACAGAGGAACAACAAAGAGAAAAATGGTAGAAGGAGAGGGAGATATATGAGAAAGGGCAATAGGAgattaacatttaaaaaaactgattaaaattaaatttttagaataattttttaattatataaagcaATTTTTACAAAAGAACATTTAAGACAATTCTAAAAAATAATAACCAAAAATCAGGCCTATAGGATATTGTTTTCAACTAATTTGCAAAACGAGTAAGATGGTTGTTGTCTTATGTCTTAAAGAAATTGATAAATATTTGTTTCACAAGTAAGATGATCTATATCAGTGCATTAAAAAAAGTGCTGGCATAAAGACATTATACCAATGCATATCAGAAAGCATTGCtaaataaatatggaattttgtTTACAATTAAGCCTTGTTAGAGCAACATTGGCGCCAACAGAAATAATATATTCCGACACCATTGTGCATAATGTCGGCATAGAGCACTTATATTGACGCTTTACATCAAGCACCAACATATGATACACAATTGTTTTTTAAATTGTTGTTATTATTGTTGAaccctatttttttattattattattaataataataataaataaaaaataataaaaagaaaaagaatcgGTTTGGAGTAAAtgagaaaaagtaaaaaaaatctcTACTAACCAATAACCTCTCATCACTCGCCACTCCCCACTCTTCTATACTCCACAACCTTCATCATCTGATCAATTTATCATaaaattgagcctataaaaatgGCAAAAGAAAATCAGACAAGGGAtgagaaagagaagagaaaactCTGTCTGTCGAAATTCTGAGAGAGATtacgataaaaaaaaaaaacaagggagaaaaataaagaaaagggaGGAGactctagaaaaaaaaaagttcatcTTCAAGGTTATCTTCTaaagaaaaaaatgagagaaGATTTGAAACTATTTTTTTGTGTATTTTATCAATGCTAGTTATGCCCTTTTATAAGGACTTTACAGATTAATCACAATAAATGTCAGAATAAAAATCCTATAAATAAGGAAACTTATATACAATAAAAGACTACAACTATCACATCTAAAAACTACAGCTAATATTGCATATCTTTGTGATCTTATTTCCTGGTTgtcaacactccccctcaagcttgaCTTTAAATGTTAATAAGTCCAAGCTTGTTTGTAAGGAAATTAAATACTCGTTCAGATAGTCCCTTAGTTAGTATATCCGCTAGTTGTTGATCAGTGTGCACATGCTTAACACTAATTATCCTTCCATCAATTTTTTCTTTGATAAAGTGTCGATCCACTTCTACATGTTTCGTTCTATCATGATGTACAGGATTATGTGCTATAATGATGGTAGACTTGTTGTCGTAGAATAATTGGATAGGAGCTTTGTATTCTATCTTTAATTCTCCAAGCAGTCATTTTAGCCATATAACTTCACATACCCCGTGAGCCATAGCCCTAAATTCTGCTTTTGCACTGCTTCTTGCAACAACGGTTTGCTTTTTACTTCTCCATGTAACTAGATTACCCCATAGTAGGGTACAATAACCGGATGTAGATTTCCTGTCATCAATTGATCCAGCCCAATCAGCATCTGTAAAGACTTCAACCTTTCTTTCATCTATCTTCTTGAAGAATAGTCCCTTTCCTGGTGCTTGTTTCAGATATCTCAAGATTCTATACACAACATTGAGATGGCCTTGACACGGATCGTGCACATACTGACTTACTAGACTCACAACAAAGGCAATGTATGGTCTAGTGCGAGATAGATAAATAAGCTTCCCTACTAGCTGCTGGTATCTTCCTTTGTCAACTGGATCTCCTTCAAACATTTTAGTCTTGTCTCCAAGTTCAATTGGAATTATGGTAGGCTTGCAACCGAGCATCCCAGTTTCGTTTAGGAGATCAAGAGTATATTTTCATTAAGATACAGAAATGCCTTTTTTGCTTCTGGCAATTTCCATAGCTAGAAAATATTTTAATGCCCCGAGATCTTTGACTTCGAACTCCTTTGCCATCATCTCTTTGATTAGACTTATCTTCTCAGTATTACTTCTAGTGACAATtatatcatcgacatatactaTCAGGATAGTAATTTACCCTTTTTTTGATTGCTTAATAAACAGTGTATGATCGGTTTGACCTTGTGTGTACCCAAGACTTTTGACTACTTTCGAGAACCGATCGAACCAAGCTCGAGGAGATTGTTTAAGGCCATATTGGGACTTGTTAAGCTTGCAGACAACCTTTGCATCAGGAGCGTCTTCAAAGTCTGGTGGTTGGCTCATGTAAACTTCCTCTACAAGTTCTCTATTCAGAAAAGCATTTTTTACATCTAGCTGATGTAATTCCCATTCTAGATTTGCTGCAAGTGAGAGTAGGACCCTGATAGTATTGAGCTTGGCAACCGGAGCAAAGGTCTCAGTGTAGTCAATCACATAGGTCTGTGTGAATTCTTTTGCTACCAACCATGCTTTGCACCATTCAATAGAGCATTAGCATTATAGTTGATTGTGAACACCCATTTGCACCCCACAACACTTTTATCAAGAGGTAATTCCACTAATCTCCAAGTATCATTCTGTTTGAGCGCTTTCATTCCTTCTAGTATAGCTGATTTCCACTCAGGAATTTTAAGAGCTTCTTCAATATTCCTAAGAATAAAAACATATGACAAACTAGAAGTGAAAGCTTTAAATGAGGATGACAAATTTGAATAAGAGACGAATTTGGAGATGGGATGTTGAATGCAAGACCTAATTCCTTTTCTCAAGGCTATAGGAATGTCTAGATCAGTGTTTGAGTGATTATTACTCGACTCTTTGGAGGAAGAGGATCTACCATCGAGTTGGCTTCTTGATTGTGTTGAGGATTTATGATTTGGTTATTTCTTTGTCGTCTAGAATAAACACGCAGCTCTTGTTGTTGGTTTGGGGGATGTGTATTTGTTTCTATTAACTTAGAAGATGAGGCAAGGTCTTTTAAATTTGAATCTATTGGAGGGTGAGTCAATTTTGGAAGAGAGTGAGTCGATTATGGAAGAGAGAAGTTTGTGGGATGTGATGGAATTATGGATTGACTCAGAGGTAGCTCTAATCCCCATGACCACTGAGCTTCGTATTCTTGATAAGTATTGGTCTCTCCCTAAAGCGAGGTAGGGGAAAAGTATGgagtgttttaaaaaaaattgacatcttTGGAGACGACGATTTTTTTGGTAAGAGGGCAGTAGCACCGATAGCCTTTTTGAGTAGAAGAGTAACCAATGAAAACAGTTTTAATGGCCCTAGGGTCAAGTTTCGTGCGATCTTTAGGATGAATATGGACAAAGTCGGTACACCCAAAGGTTTTGAATGGAAGAGTGTTTGAAGACAGATGAGGATATGAAGCGTGAAGAAGAGAATATGGTGTCTGAAAACCAATTGGACGACTAAGGAGACGATTGATGAGATAAGCAGCGGTAAGGATGGCATCTCCCCAAAGGTACTTAAGAACATGCATGGTAAAAAGTAGAGCTCGGGCAATTTTTAAGAGATGACGATTCTTACGTTCAGCAATGTCATTCTGTTGAGGGGTATTGACACATGAACTTTGATGAATAAGGCATTTTTCGGAGAGGTAGGGTCCTAAGACAGAATTGAAATATTCAATGCCATTATCTGTTCATAATATACGAATAGATGTTTGGAATTGTGTTTAAATCATGTTATAGAAATTTTGAAACACATGAAATGTATTAGACTTGTGTTTAAGGAGATCCACCCAAGTAAGACGTGTGGTTATCAATAAATGTGATAAACCATCGATGACCATGTGAAGTAGTGACTTTTGAAGGTCCCCACAGATCACTATGAATTAAAGAGAAAAGGTTGGTTGGAGTATAATGATTTTGCGGAAAAACAACCTGTGTGTGCCTAGCCAATTGACAAATATAACATTGCAAAGAACCATAATTATTATTGGAAAATAATAATggaaacaaatattttaaatataaaaaacttgGATGACCTAATTGATAATGCCATAACATAATTTTGCTGGAGTTTGAAACAAAAATAGATTTTATTGTAGAGATAGAATTAGAAGCCAAACTAGATGAACAAGGTTGCTGTATTATTGGTTGACGATTTTCAAAGAAATAAAGTTCACCTTGAATCCTAGCACTGCCAATCATCTTTCCCGAAGATAGTTCCTAAAATTGACAagaattggaaaaaaaattagCAAGGCAACGATTGTTAGTAGTCAGCTTACTGACAGAAATTAAATTGCATGTTAAAGAGGGAACATGAAGGACCGATTTGAGGATTAAATCAACCGACAATTTAATGGTACCAATTCCTGCAATTGGAGAGTGTGCCATCTGCTATTCTGACACTAGAAGGATTAGAACATGGAGTATAGgattcaaacaaaaaatataaatttgTCATATGATCAgaggcaccagaatcaattatccATGGTGTTTAAGAGTTGGTGAGAGCAAAGGAGAAATTACCAGAGTAGCCAACAAAGCTAGACATAGTATGAGATCCGAAACCCAGAACCCattgtaaataatttttaccTTCAAGGTTATTGGCAGTGATATGAAGAGAGTTGTTGTTAGGGCTATAAAGAGAGCCCATGGAGCCATTAGATTGGTTTTGGGCCTGAGTTTGGGCTTGAAGTTGGGTGGGCCCACTAGTTTGAGAAGAAACATCTTCATTGGTCGACATTGTTGGAGACAATAGACCATCGACTaaacaagttttgaaaaaaaactgGGCTTCGGCCTGGAACAGCTGGGCTTTAGTGTGAAGGAGGTGAGACAGAGAAAGATTTGAGGAAAAATGGTCTTG is a window of Humulus lupulus chromosome 4, drHumLupu1.1, whole genome shotgun sequence DNA encoding:
- the LOC133830819 gene encoding protein CHAPERONE-LIKE PROTEIN OF POR1, chloroplastic, which encodes MASLCLSNPTFATPFLGKKISFRGNSNKTYAFVQLRRTRCAVDTPLGGNVPNFPRTRVWDPYKRLGVSRDASEEEIWGSRNFLLQQYSGHERSEESIEAAFEKILMASFQHRKKTKINLKTKLKKQVEESPPWVKNLLSFVELPPVDVILRRLFLFAFMAGWSIMNSAEAGPAFQVAISLAACIYFLNEKTKSLGRAFIIGFGALVTGWVLGSILVPNIPSILLHPTWTPELVTSLVVYVFLFLGCTFLK
- the LOC133830820 gene encoding uncharacterized protein LOC133830820 isoform X1, translating into MPVDKNWMTGNNRLSREYRTGVKKFIEFAKGHVIHEGQIRCPCMKCLNQKFQIPKAVEMHLFQNGIQSSYTLWSFHGESFHNPLVDYSEDDDDNEDDEMAGVLIDLARHGGDNHGSGIDQSTTRKRKTRAESRSVVVEKMLRKQKIDKLIVKFDPHTGKSLEKSGKTFNNMIAQLVRSTFSPRFTRWEDVPKADIETIYSRLDLKFVYPHDNKIVMDEIERLQMKAFREWRYEMKCYWKKLGGEKNAEAPKSTPYKRIAPEDWNILCDFFSSEDQKKISSQNSQNRKRRPFEGGHGSKTIVSHVYDGADPLTGKLPSVIDTFQQLHCKPKKGWRNEYAAEKYDAMTLIRDSQPAAATGESAGSTEYGEEVAQPKDLEIMTEVLGPRSRYHKGYGSMPRLKAIGGNRAMNVRSIIQEREKDTAITVLREQVAIQGEQLATQQAMLASQQAMFAQLASQMQQLVPGFQFQPQALPTSATSGQSPSHTHTHTQSPSQDPSTI
- the LOC133830820 gene encoding uncharacterized protein LOC133830820 isoform X2 — its product is MPVDKNWMTGNNRLSREYRTGVKKFIEFAKGHVIHEGQIRCPCMKCLNQKFQIPKAVEMHLFQNGIQSSYTLWSFHGESFHNPLVDYSEDDDDNEDDEMAGVLIDLARHGGDNHGSGIDQSTTRKRKTRAESRSVVVEKMLRKQKIDKLIVKFDPHTGKSLEKSGKTFNNMIAQLVRSTFSPRFTRWEDVPKADIETIYSRLDLKFVYPHDNKIVMDEIERLQMKAFREWRYEMKCYWKKLGGEKNAEAPKSTPYKRIAPEDWNILCDFFSSEDQKKISSQNSQNRKRRPFEGGHGSKTIVSHVYDGDAMTLIRDSQPAAATGESAGSTEYGEEVAQPKDLEIMTEVLGPRSRYHKGYGSMPRLKAIGGNRAMNVRSIIQEREKDTAITVLREQVAIQGEQLATQQAMLASQQAMFAQLASQMQQLVPGFQFQPQALPTSATSGQSPSHTHTHTQSPSQDPSTI
- the LOC133832551 gene encoding uncharacterized mitochondrial protein AtMg00810-like: MFEGDPVDKGRYQQLVGKLIYLSRTRPYIAFVVSLVSQYVHDPCQGHLNVVYRILRYLKQAPGKGLFFKKIDERKVEVFTDADWAGSIDDRKSTSGYCTLLWGNLVTWRSKKQTVVARSSAKAEFRAMAHGMMKVVEYRRVGSGE